The Leucobacter sp. UCMA 4100 genome window below encodes:
- a CDS encoding winged helix-turn-helix transcriptional regulator, translating to MKGADQQPVAAQARAKANAVDARPADPYSSDCPSRQLLNRIGDRWTVLVVGALGSERLRFSELQRRIEGVSQKMLTQTLRSLEQDGLVTRTVYPEVPPRVEYELTEVGSTLQQPLDAIEQWARTHMQYVLDSREKHATAA from the coding sequence ATGAAGGGTGCGGATCAGCAGCCCGTGGCGGCGCAAGCGCGCGCCAAAGCAAACGCGGTCGACGCTCGCCCAGCCGACCCCTACAGTAGTGACTGCCCGTCGCGGCAGCTGCTCAATCGCATAGGCGACCGCTGGACGGTGCTCGTGGTTGGCGCCCTTGGTTCAGAGCGGCTGCGCTTCTCTGAGCTGCAGCGCCGCATTGAGGGTGTCTCGCAGAAGATGCTCACCCAGACGCTGCGCTCGCTCGAGCAAGACGGTCTCGTGACGCGTACGGTGTACCCGGAGGTTCCGCCGCGCGTCGAGTACGAGCTCACCGAGGTGGGCTCGACGCTGCAGCAGCCCCTCGACGCGATTGAGCAGTGGGCGAGAACGCACATGCAGTACGTGCTCGACTCGCGCGAAAAGCACGCCACAGCGGCCTAA
- a CDS encoding NAD(P)-dependent oxidoreductase: protein MAHITIIGGTGYAGAHIAQTAADRGHDVTVIARSTPEAPIAGVTYREADVTDASAIERIVSSDADVVISSLSPRGALAGEGKLAAINATIADAALAAKVRLGVIGGAGSLQQFEGGPLVSDSPDFPAEIKPEAEEMGRVLTDLRGRGDDLAWFYVSPAGGFGPWQPGEATGTYRLGGDVLLADEAGNSAISGADFALAVVKEIETPAHTGARFTVAY, encoded by the coding sequence ATGGCTCACATCACCATCATCGGCGGAACCGGCTACGCCGGCGCACACATCGCCCAGACCGCAGCCGACCGCGGACACGACGTCACCGTCATCGCCCGCTCAACCCCAGAGGCCCCCATCGCCGGTGTCACCTACCGCGAGGCCGACGTCACCGACGCATCGGCAATCGAGCGCATCGTGTCGAGCGACGCCGACGTGGTCATCTCGTCACTCTCACCCCGCGGCGCACTCGCCGGCGAGGGTAAGCTCGCAGCCATCAACGCCACGATCGCCGACGCTGCTCTGGCGGCAAAGGTGCGCCTCGGCGTCATCGGCGGCGCCGGCTCACTGCAGCAGTTCGAGGGCGGTCCCCTCGTCTCTGACTCCCCTGACTTCCCCGCCGAGATCAAGCCAGAGGCCGAAGAGATGGGCCGCGTGCTCACCGACCTTCGCGGCCGGGGCGATGACCTCGCGTGGTTCTACGTCTCGCCCGCCGGCGGCTTCGGGCCCTGGCAGCCAGGCGAGGCAACCGGCACTTACCGTCTCGGCGGCGACGTACTGCTCGCCGACGAGGCCGGCAACTCGGCCATCTCAGGCGCCGACTTCGCGCTCGCGGTCGTGAAAGAGATCGAGACCCCTGCGCACACCGGCGCGCGCTTCACCGTCGCCTACTAG
- a CDS encoding DsbA family protein, translating to MTQESNQRLTKNERREAARAQAKAAREAQVKKEKRNRLFVQGGIVIGVLAVIAIIALVVTQMVKPAGPGPKNMASGGVVFEGENFEVRETPAIGDGEKLVAQEVNRETVPLDITIYVDFMCPACGAFEQEASAMLEQWVGSGQATLQVYPVNFLDSQSKGTRYSTRAANAFACVAEQQPDAAWDYYRTLLSAEVQPAEGTTGLTNDRLLEVAVESGASDNRELRQCVQNVPFSDFISKTNRLAFTGPLLGLEPDTVLADGRGGMLDADADQHISGTPAIIVNGQQAPSSPTELEQFMLKKFAELSGDTAETGDDEGADAPEEGKKD from the coding sequence ATGACACAAGAGTCGAACCAGCGTTTGACCAAGAACGAGCGCCGTGAGGCCGCGCGGGCACAGGCGAAGGCCGCCCGCGAGGCTCAGGTGAAGAAAGAGAAGCGCAACCGCCTGTTTGTACAGGGCGGCATCGTGATCGGCGTGCTCGCCGTCATCGCGATCATCGCTCTCGTCGTCACGCAAATGGTGAAGCCGGCGGGCCCCGGCCCCAAGAACATGGCATCGGGTGGTGTCGTCTTCGAGGGTGAGAACTTCGAGGTGCGCGAGACCCCGGCCATCGGCGACGGCGAGAAGCTCGTGGCGCAGGAAGTTAACCGTGAGACGGTTCCCCTCGACATCACGATCTACGTCGACTTCATGTGCCCCGCCTGTGGTGCATTCGAGCAGGAGGCCTCGGCCATGCTCGAGCAGTGGGTTGGCTCAGGCCAGGCGACGCTGCAGGTATACCCCGTGAACTTCCTCGACAGCCAGTCAAAGGGCACCCGCTACTCAACCCGCGCGGCAAACGCTTTCGCCTGCGTGGCAGAGCAGCAGCCTGACGCTGCTTGGGATTACTACCGCACCCTGCTCTCGGCCGAGGTTCAGCCTGCCGAGGGCACCACCGGCCTCACGAACGACCGCCTGCTTGAGGTGGCCGTCGAGTCAGGTGCCTCAGACAACCGCGAGCTGCGTCAGTGCGTGCAGAACGTTCCGTTCTCTGACTTCATCTCGAAGACGAACCGCCTGGCCTTCACCGGCCCGCTGCTGGGCCTCGAACCCGACACGGTTCTCGCTGACGGCCGCGGTGGCATGCTCGATGCCGACGCCGACCAGCACATCAGCGGTACCCCCGCGATCATCGTGAACGGCCAGCAGGCGCCGAGCTCACCCACCGAGCTCGAGCAGTTCATGCTCAAGAAGTTTGCCGAGCTCTCGGGCGACACCGCCGAGACCGGTGACGACGAGGGCGCTGACGCGCCCGAAGAGGGCAAGAAAGACTAG